The genomic window ATAAATATGGATATCCACAACTATTTAAAGATGCTAAGTGAGCTATTAAGGAAAAAAACCCTAAATAAAATCCAGGCAACCCTAGTAATGATGAAAATAATAATATAATCAAGCCCCATATAACTACTGCTTTATATAAATTAGGTACAAGAAAAGTAGAAATAGATGATATTGCTACAATAACTATAGTAGTTTCTGAAGTTAATCCAGCACCTATTGCCGCTTCTCCTAAAATTAAAGCCCCTACTATACTTAATGCTTGACCTGTAGGTTGAGGTAATCTAATTCCAGCTTCCCTTAATATTTGAAAAAACAATATCATAATTACAACTTCTACAATAGTAGGGAAAGGTACTCCTGCTCTAGAATTGGCTAGTCTAAATACTAAGACTGTTGGAACTAACGAAAAATGATATGTACTTAAAGCTATGTATAGTCCCGGCAATAACATAGCTATAAAAAGTGCAATCCACCTTTGCAATCTTGCAAAACTTGTAAAATATTTATTTAAATAATAATCGTCCGGTGCTTGTAGGTTTTCTATAAAAAAATAAGGAGCTATAATAACAGAAGAACTTCCATCAACCATAACTATTACTTTCCCTTCAAATAGCTTAGAAGCTACAATATCTGGTTTTTCTGTATATCCAACAGTATCAAAAGGAGACCTTGTATTCTTTAATTGCTCTTCTATATAGTTTGTATCAAGTACAAAATCTATTTTCATATTTTTTATTTTGTCTCTTATATATTGAACTAAATCATTATGAGCAGTTTCTTTCATGTATGAAACTACCACAGTTGTTTTAGATTTTTCTCCTACATTAAAACTTTCAAATTTTAAGTCTTTGTTCTTTATTTTTCTTCTTATTAAAGAAATATTGTCCATTATAGCTTCATTAAATCCTTCTCTTGGTCCTTTTATAACAGCCTCTGTTGGCGGAATAAAAACAGGTCTCTTAGCAAAACCTTTTGCTTCACAATAAAGTACATTTTTATCAAAGTTAAGTACTAATACTACATCTCCTGACAGGATATGTGTTATTGCATCCTGTTCATCATTAACTTTTCCAACTACATTAGCCCACAATATTTCTTTTTTAATACTATCTATGTCTTTCAAATCTTCCCTACTTAATAATGGTTGTATTACATATTCACTTATAAATTTCGAATCACATAAATTATCTATATATATTATTGTTATTATACCTTTAGGACATTCTAGCTCTCTGTATTTAACATCAAAGCTATCTTTCAATTTTTCTTTTATATAACTTATATATTGTACATTCAATTTATCACCTACTTATAATAACTTTTTATTATTTTTTGTAAACAAGGTGGATATTATTCATTATTTTGGTAAACAATATTAGATAAATTTGTTAATTTTAAAAATTATAACTATATAAATAAATTTTTGAGGTGAATTATACATGAAGCAATTAAATTCACGACATTTAATATTTGTAATACTTGGCATATCAATAGTTTCACTAAAAACATATCCTAATATAATTATTTTGTTTGGTGGAAGAGATTCTTGGATAGCTGTACTTATAGCTTCCATAATAACTTTTTTATTTACCATATATCTTCTATTCATTTGCAAAAAAACTGAAACCTACAACATATATGAAATTTATGATTTTGCACTAGGTAAAAAATTAAGTACTATATTATTGTCATTGCTTTATTTAACAATTTTCTTAACCTTAATTGAATGTTCATCAATTGAAGCTAGCTCAATACATGAAAACTTATTTGTTGAAACACCCCCATGGTATATATTAATATTTTTTGTTGTAGTAGGATTTTATTCTATTAATAAGGGATTAAATGCTGTTATTATAATAACAATAATAGGAATATCCTTTATTATGTTAGCTGGAATGAATTTAGGTATAATGACAATAAAATTTAAAGATAATAAATTTTTGTTTCCTATATTAGAAAATGGATTTGATTTAAAATTTCTTATTGCTACAATAAAATCTTTAGGTGGGTATTCAAGTGTATTCCTATTTTTATCTTTTTTACCAAACTTAGATATTAAAGAAAGAAAGTATCTTACAAAATCTGTTATTATAGCATTAATTATAGTCATACAAATGGAAATTGTATCTATGGCAGGAATTATAACCACCTTTGGTCCTAAAAGGGCATTAAACATATGGTATCCAAAATTAATTCAAACTCAATTGGTAGGCTATTTTGGATTCTTAGAAAGTGGAGAGTTTTTCGTTATGCTTCAAATGGTTGGAGGATGGTTTGTAAAATATTTACTAACTTTTTATACTCTATTAACTTTATCAAAAGAATTTAATTTTTTAAACAAATATACTACTTTAATTATTTCTATTTTGGTTTATATTATCTCCTTTTTTATAGTTAGAAATGCTTTTTCCCTT from Clostridium sp. MB40-C1 includes these protein-coding regions:
- a CDS encoding spore germination protein; translated protein: MNVQYISYIKEKLKDSFDVKYRELECPKGIITIIYIDNLCDSKFISEYVIQPLLSREDLKDIDSIKKEILWANVVGKVNDEQDAITHILSGDVVLVLNFDKNVLYCEAKGFAKRPVFIPPTEAVIKGPREGFNEAIMDNISLIRRKIKNKDLKFESFNVGEKSKTTVVVSYMKETAHNDLVQYIRDKIKNMKIDFVLDTNYIEEQLKNTRSPFDTVGYTEKPDIVASKLFEGKVIVMVDGSSSVIIAPYFFIENLQAPDDYYLNKYFTSFARLQRWIALFIAMLLPGLYIALSTYHFSLVPTVLVFRLANSRAGVPFPTIVEVVIMILFFQILREAGIRLPQPTGQALSIVGALILGEAAIGAGLTSETTIVIVAISSISTFLVPNLYKAVVIWGLIILLFSSLLGLPGFYLGFFSLIAHLASLNSCGYPYLYPVGTKSNNTNGDLLIRRRLSKISNNTFDEDEKNEKNS
- a CDS encoding endospore germination permease; this translates as MKQLNSRHLIFVILGISIVSLKTYPNIIILFGGRDSWIAVLIASIITFLFTIYLLFICKKTETYNIYEIYDFALGKKLSTILLSLLYLTIFLTLIECSSIEASSIHENLFVETPPWYILIFFVVVGFYSINKGLNAVIIITIIGISFIMLAGMNLGIMTIKFKDNKFLFPILENGFDLKFLIATIKSLGGYSSVFLFLSFLPNLDIKERKYLTKSVIIALIIVIQMEIVSMAGIITTFGPKRALNIWYPKLIQTQLVGYFGFLESGEFFVMLQMVGGWFVKYLLTFYTLLTLSKEFNFLNKYTTLIISILVYIISFFIVRNAFSLLKFINYYNYISLINFVILPFFVFTLFVVKFNKKQKKPF